The Verrucomicrobiota bacterium genome window below encodes:
- the tsf gene encoding translation elongation factor Ts, which yields MSQISAKLVADLRAQTGAGLMDCKKALVESDGDAEEAVAILRKKGVATAAKKAGRDASEGVIESYIHLGGKVGVLVELKCETDFVAKNDDFKALTKDIAMHIAAASPLYVSREDVPEEVVEKEREIAAGQAEGKPPQAIQKIVEGKLDKYFSTICLLEQPFVKNPDQSIRDVLTENVSKLGENLVVGRFSRFQLGE from the coding sequence ATGAGCCAAATAAGCGCTAAACTCGTTGCCGATCTCCGCGCGCAAACTGGAGCCGGTCTTATGGACTGCAAAAAAGCCCTCGTGGAATCCGACGGGGATGCCGAAGAGGCTGTAGCGATTCTCCGTAAGAAAGGTGTCGCAACTGCTGCGAAAAAAGCCGGAAGAGATGCCAGCGAAGGCGTAATCGAGTCCTACATCCACCTTGGTGGCAAAGTGGGTGTGTTGGTAGAACTTAAATGTGAGACCGATTTCGTCGCGAAGAACGACGACTTCAAAGCTTTGACCAAAGACATCGCTATGCACATTGCAGCGGCTTCCCCGCTTTACGTGAGCCGTGAGGATGTACCCGAAGAGGTTGTCGAGAAGGAGCGCGAGATCGCAGCCGGACAAGCAGAAGGCAAACCTCCTCAAGCGATTCAAAAGATTGTCGAGGGAAAGCTCGACAAATACTTCTCAACAATTTGTCTGCTCGAGCAGCCGTTCGTTAAGAATCCGGATCAATCGATTCGTGACGTCCTCACCGAAAACGTCTCCAAGCTCGGCGAAAATCTAGTCGTCGGTC
- the rpsB gene encoding 30S ribosomal protein S2 produces the protein MNITPKDLLDAGVHFGHQVRRWNPNFKPFLFDHRNGISIIDLEKTFAQLELASEFLTATVKSGKNVLFVGTKRQAQEIIREAASETRMPFCVNRWMGGTLTNFATIKSSLQKYRRFLSMEKDGSLNDLPKKEGAAIRRQMIRMNRNFEGILDIEEIPSALFVVDVKNEEIAVEEAQRLGIPVIGLVDTNSDPSLVDFPIPGNDDAAKSIRIVVEAIIEAIQNGLESREAVAMPKASGPMITRNTFSEVESEGEVTLPKGFTPEEEDAAEAK, from the coding sequence CCTCCTTGATGCCGGGGTACACTTCGGCCACCAAGTCCGTCGCTGGAATCCGAACTTCAAACCATTCCTGTTTGATCATCGGAACGGCATCTCGATCATTGATCTCGAGAAGACCTTTGCCCAACTGGAGCTCGCCTCTGAATTTCTGACCGCGACGGTCAAGAGCGGCAAAAATGTGCTCTTCGTTGGCACAAAACGGCAAGCGCAGGAAATTATCCGCGAGGCTGCTTCGGAAACCCGCATGCCTTTCTGTGTCAATCGCTGGATGGGTGGCACCCTGACCAATTTTGCTACCATCAAAAGTAGCCTTCAAAAGTACCGCCGGTTCCTCTCCATGGAAAAGGACGGCTCTCTGAACGATCTCCCCAAAAAGGAAGGCGCGGCCATTCGTCGTCAGATGATTCGGATGAACCGTAACTTCGAGGGAATCCTCGATATCGAAGAGATTCCCTCAGCGCTCTTTGTCGTCGACGTTAAGAACGAAGAGATTGCAGTCGAAGAGGCTCAGCGCCTGGGTATCCCGGTCATTGGCCTTGTCGACACAAACTCGGACCCATCCCTGGTTGATTTCCCAATCCCAGGTAACGACGATGCAGCCAAGTCGATTCGAATCGTCGTAGAAGCGATCATCGAAGCGATCCAAAACGGGCTGGAAAGCCGCGAAGCGGTCGCAATGCCGAAGGCCTCTGGACCGATGATCACGCGAAATACATTTTCCGAGGTAGAAAGCGAAGGAGAAGTAACCTTGCCCAAAGGTTTTACTCCCGAAGAAGAAGACGCTGCGGAAGCCAAATGA